The Aquitalea magnusonii region GTGGTGGAAGGCAAGCCGGTACATGGCTTCTACGCCGCTGGCGAATGCGCTTGCGCCTCGGTACACGGTGCCAATCGCCTGGGTACCAACTCCCTGCTCGACCTGCTGGTGTTCGGCAAGAGCTCGGCCAACTCGATGATCGACTTCATCAAGCAACAGCCGCTGGAACTGCCGACACTGGCCACTGCCGATGTGGATCGTGCCGTTGCCCGTGTGGAACGCCTGAACAAGCAAACCAACGGTGTGGCCGTCAACGATGCCCGTACCGCCATGCAGCGCACCATGCAGGCGCATTGCGGCGTGTTCCGCTTCAAGGACATGCTGGCCGAAGGTGTTGAGAAGATTTTGGAAGTGGAAAAGATGGTTCAACAGACCGAAATTTCCGACAAGTCCAGCGTGTTCAACATGGCCCGCATCGAGGCACTGGAGCTGGAAAACCTGATCGAAGTGGCCAAGGCCACCATGATCTCGGCCAATGCCCGTACCGAATCACGCGGCGCGCACGTGCGTGACGATGCACCGGATACGCCGGAAACCCCGAACGGTCGTGACGATGCCAACTGGCTGAAGCACACCCTGTGGAGCCGCGAAGGCAACCGTCTGGAATACAAGCCGGTGAACCTGCAGCCGCTGACTGTCGACACCATTGCTCTGAAGACACGTTCCTACTAAGGGCTTGAACAAGATGACTACCGAAACCGTCAAATTCCGCATCTACCGTTACGATCCGGACAAGGATGCCAAGCCCTACATGCAGGACATCAGCGTGGAGCTGGATTCCACCGACCGCAAGTTGCTGGATGCGCTGACCAAGCTGAAGGTGAAGGACGACACCATCACCTTCCGTCGTTCCTGCCGCGAGGGTGTGTGTGGCTCTGACGCCATGAACATCAACGGCAAGAATGGTCTGGCCTGTCTGACCGATTTCCGCGATCTGAAACAGCCGATCGAGCTGCGTCCGCTGCCGGGTCTGCCGGTGGTGCGCGACCTGATCGTCGACATGACCCAGTTCTTCAAGCAATACCACTCGATCAAGCCGTACGTGATCAACGACACGCCGCCGCCGGAACGCGAGCGCCTGCAAAGCCCGGAAGACCGTGAAGAACTCAACGGCCTGTACGAGTGCATTCTGTGCGCCTGCTGCTCCACCAGTTGCCCGTCGTTCTGGTGGAATCCGGACAAATTCGTTGGCCCGGCCGGCCTGCTCGCAGCCTATCGCTTCATTGCCGATACCCGCGACACCGCCATCAACGAACGTCTGGACAATCTGGAAGATCCGTACCGTCTGTTCCGTTGCCACACCATCATGAACTGTGTCGATGTCTGCCCCAAGGGCCTGAACCCCACCAAGGCAATCGGCAAGATCAAAGACCTGATGGTCAAGCGTGCAGTATGACCGCCTACGATCCGATTGAACTCAAGCGGATCCGTTGGCGGTCCCGCCGGGGCTTGCTGGAGCTGGATCTGGTGCTGGAGCGGTTTTTTGCCCAGCGCTTCGATGCACTCTCCCCGGCGGAGATCGACGCCTACAAGCGTATTCTCGATTTGCCCGACACCGACTTCCTGGATGTGGTGAACGGCAAGGCTGACCTGGACGATCCGGAAGAAGCCGCCATCATCGAGATCCTGCGCTCGGTTTGAGTTGCAGGCTGCAGGGCCCAAAACGATTACAACACCACAAAACTGACTGGGAGTATTGCTGTGGAAACTAACCGCAAAGTGACGCTCGCTTACAACGAGGGCAAGGACACACTGGACATGCCGGTACTGTCCGGCACTCTGGGTCCGGATGTCGTTGATATCCGTGCCTTCTCCAAGACCGGCATGTTCACCTTTGACCCGGGCTTCCTGGCCACCGCCAGCTGCGAGTCCGCCATCACCTTCATCGACGGTGATCTGGGTCAGCTCTACTACCGCGGCTATCCGATCGAGCAGCTGGCTGAGAAGAGCGATTATCTGGAAGTGTGCTACCTGCTGCTGAACGGCGAACTGCCGACCGCAGCCCAGCGCAAGGAATTCGAACGCGGCGTAATGCGCCACAACATGCTGCACGACCAGTTGATGAGCCTGTTCAAGGGCTTCCGTCGTGACGCACATCCGATGGCCGTGATGGTGGGTGTGGTGGGCGCGCTGTCCGCCTTCTACCACGATTCGCTGGACATCACCAATCCGGAACACCGTCGCATCTCTGCCCACCGTCTGGTGGCCAAGCTGCCGACCATCGCCGCACAAGCCTACCGCTACAACAAGGGCCTGCCGTTCTCCTACCCGAAAAACGGCCTGACCTATGCGGAAAACTTCCTGCACATGATGTTCTCCACCCCGTGTGAAGAATACAAGGTGAACCCGGTACTGGCCCGCGCGCTGGACCGTATCTTCACCCTGCATGCCGACCACGAGCAGAACGCTTCCACCTCCACCGTCCGTCTGGCTGGTTCCTCCGGTGCCAACCCGTTCGCATGTATCGCTGCCGGTATCGCCTGCCTGTGGGGCCCGTCCCACGGTGGCGCCAACGAAGCCGTACTGAAAATGCTGGATGAAATCGGCAGCGTGGACAACGTGGCCGACTTCATGCAGGGCGTGAAGGACAAGCGCTACAAGCTGATGGGCTTTGGCCACCGCGTGTACAAGAACATGGACCCGCGCGCCGCCATCATGAAGCAGACCTGCGACGAAGTGCTGAACGAACTGGGCCTGCACAACGATCCGAAGTTCAAGCTGGCCATGGCACTGGAAAAGATCGCCCTGGAAGACCCGTACTTCATCGAGCGCAAGCTGTACCCGAACGTCGACTTCTACTCCGGCATCGTGCTGTCTGCCATTGGCATTCCGGTTTCGATGTTCACCCCGATCTTCGCCCTGGCACGTACCGTGGGCTGGATTGCGCACTGGAGCGAGATGATCGCCGATCCGGCCATGAAGATCGGCCGTCCGCGTCAGCTGTACACCGGCGCGCCGCGTCGCGACATTGTCGATATCGACAAGCGTTAATCAGGCAGTGACAAGTTGGCCGGACACGTTTCGGCCAACTTTTTACCTTGTCTTACAGAATACAGTCAGCAGTTTCACGACAGACGCCGACAGAGCGCTGCGGAAAAGAACGGAGACGGATTTGCCCTGCCAAAGCCCTTCTTGCGTCTTTTCCACAACGCTTTCTCCACGCTGCAATGTAGCCAAACGTAGACACGTACGTAGATAACAAAGGGTCGAATAATGATGCAATCCATGTACAGTCATTCCTACCTGTTCGGTGGGAATGCACCGTTCATCGAGGAACTGTACGAACAGTACCTCGCTGATGCGAATTCGGTTCCGGCCGAATGGCGTGAATACTTCGACAAGCTGGCCCAGGCACCGGGCGCGGCTGAGCGCGATGTACCGCACATGCCCATCCAGGAATCCTTCATTCAACTGGCCAAGAAACCGGCCAGCGGCCCGCGCAACAGCACCGGCGGCGAATGGGAAACCATGCAGAAGCAAGTGGGTGTGCTGAAACTGATTTCGGCCTATCGCGTACTGGGTTCCCGTCAGGCCAACCTCGACCCGCTCAAGCGCATGGATCAGGCTACCCTGCAAGAGCTGGACCCGCACAAGCACGGTCTGACCGATGCCGACATGGCGGTGCAGTTCAATGTGGGCTCGCTGGTGGCCCCGCAAAAGCTGCCGCTGTCCGATATCCTGTCGCGTCTGAAACAGACCTACTGCGGCAATATCGGTCTGGAATTCATGCACATCACCAAGTCGGACGAAAAGCACTGGGTACAGAAGCGCTTTGAAGGCGATCTGTCCACCCCGCGCTACGATGCCGCCAAGAAAATGCGCATCCTCAAGCAGATCACCGCGGCCGAGACCCTGGAACGCTATCTGCATACCAAATACGTTGGCCAGAAGCGCTTCTCGCTGGAAGGTGGCGAATCCACTATCGCCGCACTGGACCACCTGATCCACAACGCCACTGCCGTTGGTGTGCAAGAGCTGATCATCGGCATGGCCCACCGTGGCCGTCTGAACGTGCTGGTGAACACCCTGGGCAAGCAGCCGCGTGACCTGTTTGCCGAATTCGAAGGCAAGGCCGCCCAGCAAATGGCCTCCGGCGACGTCAAGTACCACATGGGCTTCTCCTCCGACATCCCCACCGCCAGTGGTCCGATGCATGTGTCGCTGGCGTTCAACCCGTCGCACCTGGAAATCGTCAACCCGGTAGTGGAAGGCTCGGTACGTGCCCGTCAGGACCGCCGCAAGGACAGCGAGCGCAAGTGCGCCGTGCCGGTACTGATTCACGGTGACTCCGCCTTTGGCGGCCTGGGTGTCAACCAGGGTACTTTCAACCTGTCGCAGACCCGCGGCTACGGTACCGGTGGCACCATCCACATCGTGATCAACAACCAGGTGGGTTTCACCACCTCGGACACGCGCGACATGCGTTCCACCCTGTACTGTACCGACGTGGCCAAGATGGTTGAAGCGCCGATTTTCCACGTCAACGGTGATGATCCGGAAGCCGTCTGCTACGTGATGCAGGCTGCGCTGGACTACCGCATGCAGTTCAACAAGGACGTGGTCATCGATCTGGTCTGCTACCGCAAACTGGGTCACAACGAAGGTGATGATCCCTTCCTGACCCAGCCGATGATGTACAAGAAGATTGCCAAGCATCAGGGCGTGCGCGCCATGTATGCCGAGCGTCTGGTACAGGAAGGCGTGCTGAAGGCAGAAGAAGCCGAAGCACTGATCCAGGCCTACCGTGACGCGCTGGACAAGGGCGAGCACGTGGAACAGACCGCGCTCACCAACTACAAGCGCGAACATGCCCTGGACTGGAGCCAGTACATGGGCACCCACTGGGCGCACCCCACCGACACCTCGCTGCCGCGCGCCGACATCCAGCGCCTGACCGAGAAGTTCACCACCCTGCCGGAAGGCTTCAAGCTGCACCCCACCGTGCAAAAGGTGCTGGCTGCACGCAAGGCCATGGCTGCCGGTGAACAGAATGCCGACTGGGGCATGGCCGAGACCCTGGCCTATGCAAGTCTGGTGACCAATGGCTTCGGTGTCCGCCTGTCCGGTGAAGACTCCGGCCGAGGTACTTTCTCCCACCGTCACGCCGTGCTGCACGACCAGAACCGCGAACGCTGGGACCAAGGCTCCTACGTGCCGCTGCGCAATATGTCCGACAACCAGGC contains the following coding sequences:
- a CDS encoding succinate dehydrogenase iron-sulfur subunit, with the protein product MTTETVKFRIYRYDPDKDAKPYMQDISVELDSTDRKLLDALTKLKVKDDTITFRRSCREGVCGSDAMNINGKNGLACLTDFRDLKQPIELRPLPGLPVVRDLIVDMTQFFKQYHSIKPYVINDTPPPERERLQSPEDREELNGLYECILCACCSTSCPSFWWNPDKFVGPAGLLAAYRFIADTRDTAINERLDNLEDPYRLFRCHTIMNCVDVCPKGLNPTKAIGKIKDLMVKRAV
- a CDS encoding succinate dehydrogenase assembly factor 2, which produces MTAYDPIELKRIRWRSRRGLLELDLVLERFFAQRFDALSPAEIDAYKRILDLPDTDFLDVVNGKADLDDPEEAAIIEILRSV
- the gltA gene encoding citrate synthase, whose amino-acid sequence is METNRKVTLAYNEGKDTLDMPVLSGTLGPDVVDIRAFSKTGMFTFDPGFLATASCESAITFIDGDLGQLYYRGYPIEQLAEKSDYLEVCYLLLNGELPTAAQRKEFERGVMRHNMLHDQLMSLFKGFRRDAHPMAVMVGVVGALSAFYHDSLDITNPEHRRISAHRLVAKLPTIAAQAYRYNKGLPFSYPKNGLTYAENFLHMMFSTPCEEYKVNPVLARALDRIFTLHADHEQNASTSTVRLAGSSGANPFACIAAGIACLWGPSHGGANEAVLKMLDEIGSVDNVADFMQGVKDKRYKLMGFGHRVYKNMDPRAAIMKQTCDEVLNELGLHNDPKFKLAMALEKIALEDPYFIERKLYPNVDFYSGIVLSAIGIPVSMFTPIFALARTVGWIAHWSEMIADPAMKIGRPRQLYTGAPRRDIVDIDKR
- a CDS encoding 2-oxoglutarate dehydrogenase E1 component — encoded protein: MMQSMYSHSYLFGGNAPFIEELYEQYLADANSVPAEWREYFDKLAQAPGAAERDVPHMPIQESFIQLAKKPASGPRNSTGGEWETMQKQVGVLKLISAYRVLGSRQANLDPLKRMDQATLQELDPHKHGLTDADMAVQFNVGSLVAPQKLPLSDILSRLKQTYCGNIGLEFMHITKSDEKHWVQKRFEGDLSTPRYDAAKKMRILKQITAAETLERYLHTKYVGQKRFSLEGGESTIAALDHLIHNATAVGVQELIIGMAHRGRLNVLVNTLGKQPRDLFAEFEGKAAQQMASGDVKYHMGFSSDIPTASGPMHVSLAFNPSHLEIVNPVVEGSVRARQDRRKDSERKCAVPVLIHGDSAFGGLGVNQGTFNLSQTRGYGTGGTIHIVINNQVGFTTSDTRDMRSTLYCTDVAKMVEAPIFHVNGDDPEAVCYVMQAALDYRMQFNKDVVIDLVCYRKLGHNEGDDPFLTQPMMYKKIAKHQGVRAMYAERLVQEGVLKAEEAEALIQAYRDALDKGEHVEQTALTNYKREHALDWSQYMGTHWAHPTDTSLPRADIQRLTEKFTTLPEGFKLHPTVQKVLAARKAMAAGEQNADWGMAETLAYASLVTNGFGVRLSGEDSGRGTFSHRHAVLHDQNRERWDQGSYVPLRNMSDNQAEFLVIDSILNEEAVLAYEYGYACSAPDQLVIWEAQFGDFANGAQVAIDQFISSGETKWGRLCGLTTILPHGYDGQGPEHSSARLERWLQLCAEHNMQIVMPSEASQMFHMLRRQVLRPYRKPLVIFLSKRLLRFKDSMSPIEDFTNGSFRPVIGDAVVQDPKKVKRVLLCAGQVYYDLAAGRKEKGLEDDIAIVRIEQLYPFPTEQVAAELARFPQAKEVMWVQEEPRNQGAWYQIRHRLEGLLIGKQFLSFAGRPSSASPAVGYMSKHVAQLKAFVEEAMTIAK